A single region of the Lotus japonicus ecotype B-129 chromosome 4, LjGifu_v1.2 genome encodes:
- the LOC130714618 gene encoding uncharacterized protein LOC130714618 isoform X1, with amino-acid sequence MAYPSSSSSTFLMFPLFLFFFHIGNVHGKVVIPEDGYTVTTVLDGHKHHINPYSVLQRPGSSDLIVLDSVNSAFYTVQFPISQESVFTKFSGNGSPGYSDGDVGLAQFDKPRSFAFDLRGNMYVADRSNQAIRKITANGVTTIAGGFSEKSSRQDGPANNASLSNDFELSFIPGLCALLVSDHMHQLVYQINLNEQDCTLGSKSGLGAVMTWTLGLGLSCLLGLVIGIAVRPYIIPHEGSSPYHFTATWKHCLTSLGNLVRKLFFGIKSAIASCNLSSIYTVLTTLWRLTISHLHLMFSINILSPTPRPHLESVSLLDLDACNSGEIAKSSKYHDQLKDLMSFDEDLKDSTKATLSNQGNDASDVMMQLNMGFAEAPKSNFLHQESSVCSLGIVKRR; translated from the exons ATGGCttatccttcatcttcttcttctactttcCTTATGTTTCCActcttcctctttttcttccacATCGGAAATG TTCACGGCAAAGTTGTCATTCCCGAAGACGGTTACACCGTCACCACCGTGCTCGACGGCCACAAGCATCACATCAACCCCTATTCCGTCCTCCAGCGACCCGGTTCCTCCGATCTCATCGTTCTCGATTCCGTCAACAGCGCTTTCTACACCGTGCAGTTCCCCATATCCCAAG AAAGTGTTTTCACCAAGTTTTCTGGAAATGGGTCTCCTGGGTATTCTGATGGTGATGTGGGTTTAGCTCAATTTGATAAGCCCAGAAGTTTTGCCTTTGATCTGAGGGGGAATATGTATGTTGCTGATAGGTCCAATCAAGCAATTAGGAAAATCACTGCAAATG GTGTAACTACAATTGCTGGTGGGTTCTCAGAAAAGTCAAGCAGACAGGATGGACCTGCAAATAATGCATCACTTTCAAATGATTTTGAGCTGTCTTTCATCCCTGGCTTGTGTGCTTTACTGGTGTCAGATCATATGCATCAATTAGTCTATCAGATTAATCTGAATGAGCAGGATTGCACACTTGGTTCCAAGTCTG GGCTTGGTGCAGTTATGACATGGACTCTAGGATTAGGACTTTCATGTTTACTAGGCTTAGTAATTGGGATCGCAGTCCGCCCTTATATCATCCCTCAT GAAGGTTCCAGCCCTTACCATTTCACCGCGACATGGAAGCATTGCCTAACCAGTCTGGGGAATCTAGTACGGAAACTCTTCTTCGGCATCAAAAGCGCAATTGCTAGCTGCAATTTGTCCTCCATTTACACTGTCCTGACTACACTTTGGAGACTGACTATCTCTCATCTTCATCTAATGTTTAGCATCAATATACTTTCTCCAACTCCTAGGCCACATTTGGAATCTGTATCTTTGCTTGATTTAGATGCCTGTAATAGTGGTGAGATAGCAAAGTCAAGCAAGTATCATGACCAGTTAAAGGATTTAATGAGTTTTGATGAAGACCTTAAGGATTCAACAAAGGCAACCTTGTCCAACCAAGGAAATGATGCTAGTGATGTCATGATGCAGCTTAATATGGGTTTTGCTGAAGCACCTAAAAGTAACTTTCTTCATCAAGAATCATCTGTATGTAGTTTGGGTATTGTCAAGCGGAGGTAA
- the LOC130714618 gene encoding uncharacterized protein LOC130714618 isoform X2 has translation MAYPSSSSSTFLMFPLFLFFFHIGNVHGKVVIPEDGYTVTTVLDGHKHHINPYSVLQRPGSSDLIVLDSVNSAFYTVQFPISQESVFTKFSGNGSPGYSDGDVGLAQFDKPRSFAFDLRGNMYVADRSNQAIRKITANGVTTIAGGFSEKSSRQDGPANNASLSNDFELSFIPGLCALLVSDHMHQLVYQINLNEQDCTLGSKSGLGAVMTWTLGLGLSCLLGLVIGIAVRPYIIPHTGRFQPLPFHRDMEALPNQSGESSTETLLRHQKRNC, from the exons ATGGCttatccttcatcttcttcttctactttcCTTATGTTTCCActcttcctctttttcttccacATCGGAAATG TTCACGGCAAAGTTGTCATTCCCGAAGACGGTTACACCGTCACCACCGTGCTCGACGGCCACAAGCATCACATCAACCCCTATTCCGTCCTCCAGCGACCCGGTTCCTCCGATCTCATCGTTCTCGATTCCGTCAACAGCGCTTTCTACACCGTGCAGTTCCCCATATCCCAAG AAAGTGTTTTCACCAAGTTTTCTGGAAATGGGTCTCCTGGGTATTCTGATGGTGATGTGGGTTTAGCTCAATTTGATAAGCCCAGAAGTTTTGCCTTTGATCTGAGGGGGAATATGTATGTTGCTGATAGGTCCAATCAAGCAATTAGGAAAATCACTGCAAATG GTGTAACTACAATTGCTGGTGGGTTCTCAGAAAAGTCAAGCAGACAGGATGGACCTGCAAATAATGCATCACTTTCAAATGATTTTGAGCTGTCTTTCATCCCTGGCTTGTGTGCTTTACTGGTGTCAGATCATATGCATCAATTAGTCTATCAGATTAATCTGAATGAGCAGGATTGCACACTTGGTTCCAAGTCTG GGCTTGGTGCAGTTATGACATGGACTCTAGGATTAGGACTTTCATGTTTACTAGGCTTAGTAATTGGGATCGCAGTCCGCCCTTATATCATCCCTCAT ACAGGAAGGTTCCAGCCCTTACCATTTCACCGCGACATGGAAGCATTGCCTAACCAGTCTGGGGAATCTAGTACGGAAACTCTTCTTCGGCATCAAAAGCGCAATTGCTAG